In the Theropithecus gelada isolate Dixy unplaced genomic scaffold, Tgel_1.0 HiC_scaffold_831, whole genome shotgun sequence genome, AGGCATATGTTACCCTGGGTGTCCACGTTGGGGTGGTAGCAGGGTGTAAGGAATTTCACCGTGGGCGCATTGTAAGGGTAGCCACTGGGGAACTCTAGTGAGAGCTTATACCTCAGGTCTTCATATACTGTTCCAGCTGCTCCATGGATGGTCCCTACCCATTTGAAAAGGTTGTCTGATTCAGGGAAGGCAGAAATCCCTTTATCGCCAGACATCATGAGGGTCATCAGCTCCTGCTGTAGCCTTTTGCCCAGGTGACCCCGGGCGGCGCCCCCGCTCGGCTCGGCTCCTTTACCGGCGGCGGTGACGCTAGTGGCTGCCGGGTCGCGGTTTTGGGAAGCCATCCGGGCGGCGTTGGCAGAGAGACAGGAACTCGGAGAACacgactcttttttttttattatacttcaagttctagggcacatgtgcacaacgtgcaggtttgttacttatgtacacatatgccatgttggttagCTGCATCcgttaactagtcatttacattaggtatatctcctaatgctatccctccccactgcccccacctcataacaggccccggtgtgtcatgttccccaccctgtgtccaagtgttctcattgttcaattcccacctatgagtgagaacatgcagtgtctggttttctgtctttgcgatagtttgctcagaatgatggtttccagcttcatccatgtctctacaaaggacatttGGGGTGcttccaagtcattgctattgtgaatactgccacagtaaacatacatgtgcatgtatctttatagcagcatgatttataatcctttgggtatatacccagtaatgggaacattgttcaaatagtatttctagttctagatcctcgaggaatcgccacactgtcttccacaatggttgaactagtttacagtcccaccaacagtgtaaaagtgttcctatttctccacatcctctccagcacatgttgtttcctgactttttaatgatcgccattctagctggtgtgagatgatatctcattgtggttttgatttgcatttctctgatggccagtgatgatgagcatttttcaggtgtctgttggccacataaatgttttcttttgagaaatgtctgttcatatcctttaaccatgttttgtttgattttttcttgtaaa is a window encoding:
- the LOC112618034 gene encoding ubiquitin-conjugating enzyme E2 C-like isoform X3 codes for the protein MASQNRDPAATSVTAAGKGAEPSGGAARGHLGKRLQQELMTLMMSVYEDLRYKLSLEFPSGYPYNAPTVKFLTPCYHPNVDTQGNICLDILKDKWSALYDVRTILLSIQSLLGEPNIDSPLNTHAAELWKNPTAFKKYLQETCSKQVTSQEP
- the LOC112618034 gene encoding ubiquitin-conjugating enzyme E2 C-like isoform X1 encodes the protein MASQNRDPAATSVTAAGKGAEPSGGAARGHLGKRLQQELMTLMMSGDKGISAFPESDNLFKWVGTIHGAAGTVYEDLRYKLSLEFPSGYPYNAPTVKFLTPCYHPNVDTQGNICLDILKDKWSALYDVRTILLSIQSLLGEPNIDSPLNTHAAELWKNPTAFKKYLQETCSKQVTSQEP
- the LOC112618034 gene encoding ubiquitin-conjugating enzyme E2 C-like isoform X2, whose amino-acid sequence is MASQNRDPAATSVTAAGKGAEPSGGAARGHLGKRLQQELMTLMMSGDKGISAFPESDNLFKWVGTIHGAAGTVYEDLRYKLSLEFPSGYPYNAPTDKWSALYDVRTILLSIQSLLGEPNIDSPLNTHAAELWKNPTAFKKYLQETCSKQVTSQEP
- the LOC112618034 gene encoding ubiquitin-conjugating enzyme E2 C-like isoform X5, whose translation is MASQNRDPAATSVTAAGKGAEPSGGAARGHLGKRLQQELMTLMMSGDKGISAFPESDNLFKWVGTIHGAAGTNPTLIVP